From Aspergillus luchuensis IFO 4308 DNA, chromosome 2, nearly complete sequence:
GCTATCTTTTGGAGtcgtttctttctctattcGAAGTTAGGTACGGAGAGCATTATAGTTAGAGCTACTTATACCAGGTGAGTATCATTACTGGCACTTCGTAGGTTGGCTGCCTCGTTCACTTTGGCCAGTTTGAATTTACCTAGCAATGCGAACGCTTCTTGAACTGAcgatctctcttccttcgtcGGGCGAACATAATGTGATGTTTCCATCGAAAGGACCGATGTGGGAAAGGCTGTCCTCAGTTGGGCCACTGCTTGGCCTTTCCACGTACTCCTCtcgttggtggtgctgcGCGGTACACAGAGGTTTCGTGGTAGTCGAGAATCTAACGTGTAAAAGTTTGGTGTGATTTGAATGCCACCTAACAGAGCGGCGACGGCTAACGCTTGGTCTTGTGATACACCAAATCGATGACGCCAACCTTGAGCTTTTATACCGTCACTCTTGACATACATGAAGCGCTGAGGGTGTGCCACAAAGATTATGAAACGTTTCAGAAATTGTCGGCCAGGTGTCAATTCTAAGTAGAGAACTAACCCTGCATAGTCACCCCAAAGGCGGAGAGGTTGTAAATCACACTTCTTGATCATTCTCTTGCGAACATTAGAGCCCCAGCAAATTTCTACCTTTGCTTTCATTGCATGTCGAAGGGCAAACACGAATTCTTCGTGTATTTCGAGTAGATCTTCGGGGTAAAGGTCAGTGCAATGGCTGCTGTTGTCCCTGCGACCAAGATGAtcgaagagaaagcaatTGTTCTGTGACGAGAAGCCAGCGTCTTTTAATTGGGCGATTGAGGGGTTAGAGAAGTCTTCTGTCTCTGAGCAATGGGGGTCGTCAACAGTGAATGTAGGGTTAAAGAGGTGACAAGCGACAGGGGCATTCAGCTCGCCGCTCGGGCGAACCAAGTGTCTCGGTCGGGTGACGCCTCGACTCTTCCACCAGCCAGCTTCCTTCTCTATGAATTCCTCATGTGCCTCATCTAAATTCCATCCACTTGGTCTCTCTGCAACTGTTTTTGGTTAGTCCTATTCCTATCGCCTCATACCCAGAAAGCCCGCATCGCTATATGACCGTTGGTAGGCTTACTATCAGGAACCTCCGCCATTCCATACCAGTCTTCCTCGAAGCGTTGAATCAGAGGGAGCAGCTTTCTTACAATCGCAAGCTCATCCTTTGGTAGGGCGTTCCCGGGATCTGGCAGCCAAAGATCACCGAAAAGGCGGATCTCCTTCGAGGCGGTCATGTCAACTGAACCAAAAGGCAGGGTCTAGGGGTTCTAGAGACATAAGAGAGTTATGGGAAGAAAAATTGACAAGGTATTGGGATAAACATCAAATGTGTAACTAACTAGAAGTACGAAGTGTGTAAAGAGATTAGTTGgagttaatataatatatgaagtaaaggaaaagagaaaaccaaaaaaaagatgggCCCGAACCGCGATTCGAACGCGGGGCCTCTCGCACCCAAAGCGAGAATCATACCTATTATTTAGTTAGACACTGAAAGCCAAGAAAGACCATTGATGTGAGGGCTGCTTACCACTAGACCATCCGGGCTCGTATACGTAATCCGGTGGCAAATAGAAAACAAAGGCTAAGAGACGAAAGATTACGAAGAAGTAAAGCtaaaaaagaatgaagatAGGCCCGAACCGCGATTCGAACGCGGGACCTCTCGCACCCAAAGCGAGAATCATACCTATGAATTTGTTAGACGATGAAGGTGATGGAATGTTTGATTGGATAAAGCTTACCACTAGACCATCCGGGCTCGTATGTGGGGTTCTTTTAGCTTTTTCCTTAGATATAGAGGGTAAAAGCTCGGTCCATGCTAGGTTTTTGTCGCCGTTGGTGTTCGTTCCACTGGCGGCGTTCAAATATATATGTTCTGGATTGCTGGAACGCTCGAAGAATTTTCACGTCCAGCTCCGTGATGCTTATTCATCGCCATTGGCGGCCCCATCTTTCCTAGGCTATTGTGTGCTCCTTTGAGTTTCTTTTATCAGTACTAGTTCCAAGCTTTTCGACTCACGCAGAGAGTCAGTTGGATATCAATTATGGGATGAAATTCATATATAACTGAGGTTGGTCCTTAACATAAAGGCTCCCTTTTTTTAACTTGTCTGTTTCCTctttagtagtagtggtttAGACTTTGATATGCAGGTATACCTCTACAAAATGTGACCAATACTATATGTAGTAAGATGGCCGTAGCTTCGCAGCTTCGCGCAAGAACATACGATATGCGCCACTGGCAGCTCTTGCTCTGGGATTCAGGTTGAAGTGAAAGCAAGATAGACCGGCACATTGCTTCCTTCTCGGTATTAGCGGCTGCCAGGTTGGCCAACAAAGGACGGCTTGGACAAAATTTTCGCCCCCGATGCATGTAGGCTGGATTATATCTCAGTTCTGGCATAGTCCCAGAGGAGCGCATACCCATCAATCCTAGCACCGTTACTGACAGAAAATCTGGGGGATGCCGGGGCAAACATGACTTACAGGTGTTTCTCGTCCAGCTCACTGAGGCCAGCTGCAAACCCTTCCAGCTCACTTAGGCGGGCATTGGTTGCTGTCAACAGCTGATTCAAACTCGTGCTCTCTGCCCGCAGATCTCCGATCCTGCCTCTTAAGGCAGCGTTTCGCTCTCGTAGGTCTGATTCAACACTCTGCAACTGGCTGATGGTCGATTCTTTGCTGTTGATCCTATTCTGCAGATCACTAATCTCGCTCCGGGCGCTGGCCACGTTGTCCCTCTCCCTGGTGTATTTCAGAACGTGCTGCCTGGCGCCTCTTCCTTTTGTAGGCTTTTCAACGCTGTTCAGCCGGGTCAACCTGCAGGAGCAGATGATGGACCTCCATGGGTTGCCCGGTCAAACCGCCATCACACAATTGCTTGTTAACAGTATGGCAATCCCATAAGATGATGTTCCCATATTATCAATGTTAACCACACACACCTACAGGGTATCCATCGTTGAGTATCACGGGCATGAGGCGCTTCGACAACCATGAGCCCTCTCTTTCTGGCATATATATTCCACCTGCTCTTCGCTTGATCTTTACCCAGAGacaataagatttatttcaTACTGCATAGTAATCAGACACCATCATATTCTTTTTCATCGCTACAATGTCCAAGGAAATGAAAACAAAGCCATCCCCAAACGgaggcaagaaaaaaaaccacTGCCTTACAGAAGTCTGTACGGCAGAAAAGGGATCGACGGTTGAAGGGCATGATGAGAAAGGCCTCTCAATACAGCAAGCTGTGTGGAGCGGATGTTTGTCTCGGTATCCGACTTAAGGGATTCTGGCCAAGTATACACGTTGCTAGCTGACCCGAGCGGATTTTGGTCCCATCTTGAGTCACCATTGGTATGGCCTCCATTTTACATGGCAATACGAATACTAAAGGCCAATAGGAAAGCTATTATCCCACGCCAATTCGGAGAACTGCTTAGCACTGCGAGAATCTGCACGATGCTTAAAGAAGAGAATATGAAAGATGCGAGAAGGGCACCTAGTCATCGGAATAGTTCCGTCTTCTGCTACGCCATGGATCATGGGCAGTAGCCTACCTTGGTCATCTTTCCTAATGGCAGAGTTGGCCAAGACCACCGACCAAATAGGCTATGTTGTGTTGAGAGGGACATTGGTTGTtgttctccttctcatccgaAATGAATGGGATATGCATACACATAGTAAAGCCCAAATGGACGTTACAATAAGTCaagtgaaaagaaataaatgaaaCCGGTTCTGCGATGACCGGTCATCTCGTCGAAACACGAGTCACGCGGAGATACTATATGCCGCCACTATTATTTCCTTTAAAACTATTTGACCGATAAAATCATGACTTGAATTATGGTAAGGCTCAAAGGCGGGAGAACCAAGTCCGACAAGATGGATGTCGAGGCCGGAAGGAAATACCCGAGCATCTTAATGATTCCAGGTGGGTCGCGGTCAGGCCATTCTCTGCTTCGGACTATCCACTCTGTAGACTGTTTCTACTTCAGAGAgacctctttcttccttttgttCTATCAGGATCATTCGTCGCTAGCAAGCGAAGCCCACTTAAGCAGGCACGCGACTCGCCGGCGAGACAGTAATCAAGCATCTGGGTCCCGTTCTTTCTTGGAAGGTGCTAGATGACCGGGCGATGcttttgggtttggggtggttgggttgaaTTAGGTTGGGCCCGTTGGTCTTACAGGCAAAATAAAACGATGCCTGGGCTCACTTTGCTGGAAGTAGTTAGCGTGCTGACTGACGATTCTGGAGATGACCCAACTGAGGAGCTCCCACCAATACAAAAGTTTAGTAAGGATTTCCTGGGCTTTGCAATATTTCAGACAATGTTTAGTCGCATTCATGCGTTCTTGTAACGGAGGAAGTTGGGTGAAGTTCGGAGTAAGGTTTGTTTCATCTCAGTTTTCTTCATTCTAAAATCTAAGGTTATGTGACACCCCCTCTGAATCCCAACAGCTCAGAGGCCAGGGTGTAAATTCCCTGATGATATCTCCAGTAGCCTAGAACATTTGAGACCACATCTTGACCAAGACCCCACAACAATGGAATTTCCATTCCGCTCATCCCGTCTCAGTCTGTCAATTGGTTTTAGCTAGTTCAGTCCACCGGGTGTTCATGTTCAACCGCCAGGTTTTCCGAGCCCGCGTGAGCTCCCGTACAGACCTGATTTTGTAGACTTGTGAGACTTTCTAATCTATCAAGGAGAAAGCCCATGTTCGCAACTCTACTCAAACCCCCAGTCAGCCTTGGATAGCCTCCATTCTTCGCACAGCGTCCCCAGCCATTTGGAAACCGACCGCACCTCCTCGCCTCCGTTGTCTGATTTCATGAGGACCACCTCCCTACAGGCCCGTAAATACTGCTCTATCGTCAACGGCGGTAATTCGTACCACTCATGCATTCTGCTGCAGACGAAGGCTTGGCCACTTTCGCCCGATCGCAGTGTGCCCCAGCAGGCGTCGCACAGGTCCACGTTGTAGCAATACTTGCACGAATGTAGACCATGGTCATTAT
This genomic window contains:
- a CDS encoding uncharacterized protein (COG:S;~EggNog:ENOG410Q269), giving the protein MTASKEIRLFGDLWLPDPGNALPKDELAIVRKLLPLIQRFEEDWYGMAEVPDIAERPSGWNLDEAHEEFIEKEAGWWKSRGVTRPRHLVRPSGELNAPVACHLFNPTFTVDDPHCSETEDFSNPSIAQLKDAGFSSQNNCFLFDHLGRRDNSSHCTDLYPEDLLEIHEEFVFALRHAMKAKVEICWGSNVRKRMIKKCDLQPLRLWGDYAGLVLYLELTPGRQFLKRFIIFVAHPQRFMYVKSDGIKAQGWRHRFGVSQDQALAVAALLGGIQITPNFYTLDSRLPRNLCVPRSTTNERSTWKGQAVAQLRTAFPTSVLSMETSHYVRPTKEERSSVQEAFALLGKFKLAKVNEAANLRSASNDTHLRKKRLQKIADYWHELEELSSIFLPSASTAVQHDNATPGQFVSCHLEDIFTNLQGSDCWDWEDLPDPLVEFIQAQDGLKFNRREISCRNDLELAFNLLQKCKGSPETLDILTLAFLVLDAYGWLISRPRLPQVDGLLILRDPPHDVVPRKCSACGKQYLDDAFAYWSMRNPEYYVLWYRFRSNCGRPDCGMKACSLLPLSSQIKYLRSTQKELMEKPLDRFERWFLLRPEEFGDLPIDVKVKCQTKDCQEVKIVKARWTGHVPPSISGANLSRLWKSFCVVPGFDITCCPRRPDIYFDDSLTIDGRVAALIEAQRLMQDEQVGELTN